In Pyrodictium occultum, the genomic window GCGCCATAGTACACGAGCTCGTCACGCCCGTCGAGTACCTGGGCAGCGGGGGCCGTGTCGCAGCGGTGAGGCTGCAGCGTATGCGGCTCGTGGAGCAGCCGGGGGAGAAGAGGCCCAGACCCGTCCCGGTGCCCGGCGAGTACATTACGATAGAGGCGGACATGGTGCTGGAGGCTGTGGGGCTCATACCGACACCCCCGTTCAATGGGGGAGACTACGGGATAAGGCTGAGAAGCAACGGCACCATAGACGTCGACGAGTACAAGAGGACCACCAGGGAGCCAGTGTTCGCCGCGGGAGACGTGGCCCACGGGCCCAGCCTGATAGGTCCTGCTATGAAGAGCGGGCTTGAGGCGGCGGAGGCTATCGAGAAGTACCTCAACGGGGAGATAGGCTGGAGGACTGACGTCTAGCCCTTTCCCCCGCCCCTCCTCTTTCCGGCCTCCTTGCCGGACGGCCTCCCCTTCCTCAAGTATCTATACACGCCCAGGGGAGCGGGTTCCCGCACCTCCGTCCTCCTAGCCAGCACCCACAGCGCCACCACTGTGGCCAGCATGCCGGTAAGCACCGCCGTCCTCGTAACGTCGAAGCTAGTGCCCATGAGTGCCAGTGTGCCTATGAGGTCTCTCGCCACGGCTATCGTTATCGCCTCGAAGAGTATGTCCATTCTGAAGCGCCCCTCTATGAGGCTCCCTACCACTGTGCGCGTGAGGTCTATGAAGACGAATATGAGGAGTATCCTCTCAACCGCCTCGTTGTATATGAAGCCGTGCACGAGCACTGTGTAGAAGAAGTCGGCTATGGCTAGGGAGGTCGCGGTTACGAGCGCCGCTAGGGCTGCAATCTCGAAGGCCTCATATATCTCCGCGATAATGTGTACAAGCCTGCTTTCGCGGGTCTTCTCCTCGTCTTCAGCGTCGCAGCCGGTCACGGCTCAGCCGGGCACCCTCACGGCTGGTGCAAGCTGCTTGGAGGATTTTATGCCTGGTGCCTAGAGGAGTTTCACGGGGATGAAGCCGTGGAGTCCGGGCTCGTTGTGGTGTTCGTGACCGCGCCCCGCGGCAAGGGGGCTGAGATAGCGCGCCGGCTTCTCGGAGAGCGGCTCGCCGCCTGCGTCAACGTGGGGAGCGTGAGGAGCATGTACTGGTGGGAGGGGAGGATCGAGGAGGATGAGGAGGAGCTGCTCGTTATAAAG contains:
- a CDS encoding phosphate-starvation-inducible PsiE family protein, which gives rise to MTGCDAEDEEKTRESRLVHIIAEIYEAFEIAALAALVTATSLAIADFFYTVLVHGFIYNEAVERILLIFVFIDLTRTVVGSLIEGRFRMDILFEAITIAVARDLIGTLALMGTSFDVTRTAVLTGMLATVVALWVLARRTEVREPAPLGVYRYLRKGRPSGKEAGKRRGGGKG
- the cutA gene encoding divalent-cation tolerance protein CutA → MESGLVVVFVTAPRGKGAEIARRLLGERLAACVNVGSVRSMYWWEGRIEEDEEELLVIKTTVSRLEELIERVKEIHPYSVPEVIALPVIACLGDYCRWARSETKPQRNA